A stretch of DNA from Sulfurovum sp. TSL6:
TCATTCCCATTCTTTTGGTTGTTGTGCTTGTGATGCTTCATGCCTACTTTGGTATGGAAATTTTAAAGCGGGGGATTATCTTTACAGACCTTGCTATTGCTCAGTTTGCAGCGCTTGGTTCATCGATCAGCCTGGGGTATTTCCATGAAGAGTACTTTTATCTTTTGACCCTGAGTTTTGCTTTGTTGTGCGCTTTTTTGATCGCTTTTACTTCGACTAGAAAACTTCATTTGGAAGCATTTATAGGGATCCTTTATATTTTGGGTGCCAGTGGAATCATGATGGTCCTTTCACACTCCTCTGAAGGTATGGAGCATTTCAAATCACTTCTTGCAAGCGATATACTTTTCACACCCCTTAATGATGTTTTGCAAAGTATTATTATCTATACTTTCATTGCCATGGCACTCTACTTTGTCTACCCGAAACTAAGCGGGTTTTTTAGGGAACTCTTTTTCTTCTCGCTTCTTGCGATCACAGTCACTTCTTCCGTTTCACTTGCAGGTGTTTTTGTGGTGTTTGTACTTCTTATTGCACCACCCTTTGTTTCTCTTTCTTTAAATGTGCAAAGACCATTGTTCAGCAGTTTTATTTTTGGATGGTTCTTTAGTATCGGTGCCATTATCATATCTTATTTTTATGATTTACCGACAGGTTACAGTATTGTCTTTATGGGTGCACTTCTCACTGTTATTATCGTCATGATGGCATCCAAAAGCGAGCAGAAAAAATGATCTCTCTGATCATTTTTTGAGTGATTGCATATTTATTTCGCTACAATACATAAAAATAAACATATGGACAACACAATGACACCAGCAGAAAAACTCAAAAACCTATTAGAACTTGAGATCATTCCAGATTTGGAAGTAGCGATTGACGAACTTTTTGCAGCCATAGACAAAGCAAAATCTGCTTCAAAAGAACAAAAAGAAGACCTCGAAGAGATGCGAGAGATGCGAACAGAATGTTTTGCGATCATCGAAGAACTTGGACGTAATGAGCTTGAAGAAGAAGAGATAGAAGAACTCCTTGCTGAACTAGTCGATATGAAGACGGAAGAATAGGCGAGTATAACCTTTTTCAAAAGGAACGGAGCGAGTTTGTAGTTATAAAATGATCAAAACTTGATTTCTCTATTGACATTTTAATATTAATTGATATAATATCACCGCTTTTTAAAAATTTAAAATACAAGGAAAAAAAATGAAAAAAGTTTCACTATCAATCGTTGCACTATTGGCAATGAATACATTTACATTTGCAGGTGGGGATTTCACTACTCCGGTAGAACCGCAGGTCACTATACCAGAAGTCGATGAATCAACTGGATCTTTTTATGTAGGTGCAGGTTATACATATATAAATTTAGATGCTTCAGGGAACTTTGGTGAGCACGATGGTGATGCAACACTTTTACTGGCAGGTTACAACTTCAACCAATATATCGGTGTAGAGGCTAGATATGCCGGTTTAACTGACTGTCTTGAGAATGCTGCTATCTATGCGAAGCCAATGTACCCAATCGGTGATGCTAAAGTATACGCACTGCTTGGATACGGAGAAACTACATTTGACAAGGGTCCTTCATTTTCAGAAAGTGGTTTCCAATGGGGTCTAGGTGCAAACTATGCAGTGACTGAAAATATCGGCGTATTTGCAGACTATACAAAACTGTATGATGATACAGGATTTGATAATGTTGCTGTTAAAGAAGATGTTACAGTCGATGCTATCAACGTAGGTGTAACGTATACTTTTTAAGTAGATATATCTGTGGTGGCTGTTCAGATTTTCTCTGGCGGCCACAGACTTTTTTTAAAAATAATTTTATATTTTCTATAATAACTAGAGAATTTTTTCCCTTCATAAATTCATAAATTTTTTATCCCTCTTTTATTGTTTTAAACTTAAGTCTATTTTTAGCCTTTTTACACTATAGTTCGTTATCAACCTCTCGGGGCGCTAATACCTTTTAACAAGGGTATGGGCTGAGATAGCATTAAAAGTGCTTGTCCCGCTGAACTTGAACTGGTTAGGACCAGCGTAAGGAAGAGAATTGTGACTAATTATATAAATTTTAAAACTTAGAATTTATCTGCTTTTTTACTCCTCTTCCCATAAATTTAATAGATAATTAAAAGGGAATACAATGACAAAACCATACAAAGATACATTAACCACTTCAAATGAGTTGCTTACTCGTGATCCGTTTCCGGCTTCACAGAAAGTATATTTACAGGGTGAAATACATAAAGATATAAGAGTACCGGTACGTGAGATCACTTTAGGTGATGAATCAAAACTCAGAGTCTACGATACATCTGGTCCATACACAGACCCAAGTGTAGATATTGATGTCGGTGAAGGGATCCCTGCTATCCGTAAAGAGTGGATCGTCGGGCGTGGTGATGTAGAAGAGTATGAAGGACGCATCATGGCGCCTGAAGACAATGGTTACAACACTGATGAACAACTTGAATTTGTAACAGCAGGAGCAAAAGGGCTTGTACGTACACCGCTTCGTGCGAAAAAAGGCAAAAACGTTTCTCAGCTTTGGTATGCAAGACAAGGAATCATTACACCAGAGATGGAGTTCATTGCAATTCGTGAAAACCAAGATAGAGCGATGAATGAAATGTACCTTCAAGATGAAGAGAGAGAAACCAGACTTAAAGGTGAAAATTTTGGTGCAAACCTCCCAGAGGTGATCACACCTGAGTTTGTACGTCAAGAAGTAGCAGCCGGTCGTGCGGTTATTCCTTGTAATATCAATCACCCGGAAGTTGAACCTATGATCATCGGCCGTAATTTCCTTGTAAAAGTAAATGCAAACATCGGTAACTCGGCAACAACATCAAGTATTGCTGAAGAGGTAGAGAAGATGGTATGGTCAACACGTTGGGGTGGAGATACAGTCATGGATCTCTCAACAGGTAAAAACATCCATACAACCCGTGACTGGATCCTACGTAACTCTCCAGTGCCTATCGGGACAGTGCCTATCTATCAAGCACTTGAAAAAGTAAACGGTATCGCTGAAGATCTG
This window harbors:
- a CDS encoding metal ABC transporter permease produces the protein MIDILLIPILLVVVLVMLHAYFGMEILKRGIIFTDLAIAQFAALGSSISLGYFHEEYFYLLTLSFALLCAFLIAFTSTRKLHLEAFIGILYILGASGIMMVLSHSSEGMEHFKSLLASDILFTPLNDVLQSIIIYTFIAMALYFVYPKLSGFFRELFFFSLLAITVTSSVSLAGVFVVFVLLIAPPFVSLSLNVQRPLFSSFIFGWFFSIGAIIISYFYDLPTGYSIVFMGALLTVIIVMMASKSEQKK
- a CDS encoding porin family protein, whose translation is MKKVSLSIVALLAMNTFTFAGGDFTTPVEPQVTIPEVDESTGSFYVGAGYTYINLDASGNFGEHDGDATLLLAGYNFNQYIGVEARYAGLTDCLENAAIYAKPMYPIGDAKVYALLGYGETTFDKGPSFSESGFQWGLGANYAVTENIGVFADYTKLYDDTGFDNVAVKEDVTVDAINVGVTYTF